The genomic window GACGATGGCCCAGGACAACAAGTTTCGCGTCGGCTGTGCGTTTTTGAATGTAGCCTCCAAGAACGCCATCCATCACGCGGCTTAGGGCTTGGGCGCTTCTTCGGCCATGCGTTCCAGTTCGTCGCGGCCCACGCGAGCGCAAAAATCGCCCATCGTCTCGTTGTCTTGTCGATTGGCTTTGAAGGCCGCAAACACCGCGATCAGTTCGCTCGGCACGTCCGCTTCGGCGACCTTCTCTTTGTATTGGTAGTTTAGTCGCGTGCCCAGCAAGGCACCGCCTGCAAACACGCGGTACTTGCCTTTGGTCTGTCCGACCAGAGCCAGGTCCGCGTTGTAAGGCCGAGCACAGCCATTGGGGCATCCGGTCATCCGCACCGTGAACTTTTCATGACTCATGCCAAGCTTCGCCAGCGGGCCTTCCAGTTGATCCATGAACTTGGGCATGATGCGTTCGCTTTCGGTGACCGACAAGCCGCACGTGGGCAAGCCCACGCAGGCCATCGACCATCGCCGCACGTTGCTGGTGTCTTCGCTCAAGCGGACGCCGTGGGCGCGAATGATCTCCAACAAGCGATCTTTCTGCTCCGGCTGGATGTCGCAGAAGATGATGCTCTGATGGGACGTCAGACGGATGGCCGGGTTGAGTTCCGCGGCGATCGCTCGGAAGGCCGCTTTCAGCTGCACTTGGTCGTTGTCGTACAGGCGTCCATTTTCGACGTTCAAGCCGTAGGACCAGAGGCCATCGCCTTGCTCCTGCCAGCCCATGTGATCGTCGAACCCATGCACATCGTCTTCGGTGCAGTCCGCCAAGGCTTCGCCGAAGTACTCTTCCACCTTGCTGCGGAATTTTTCGATCCCCCAGTCGGCGATCAGATATTTCATGCGAGCGACTTTGCGATCTTCGCGATTGCCAAAATCACGCTGCACGCCAATCACGGCTTTGGCCACGTCGACCACCTGTTCGGGCCGCGCGAAGGCCATCCGCTGGGCCAGAGCCGGGAAGGTTTTGGCTGCCGAGGGAGTCATGCCCATGCCGCCGCCGACCGAAACGTTGTAGCCGATCACTTTGCCTTCGCGGACGACAGCCAAGAAACCCAGGTCTTGAGTGTAGATGTCGATGCAGTTGTCTTCGGGCAGAGCGATCCCGATTTTGAATTTTCGGGGCAGGTAACGCGGCCCGTAGAGCGGTTCTTCTTCCTTGGTCGGCGGCCCGCCGCCTTCGAGCGTTTTCTCGCCGGTTTCCAGGTCCGTCACCCACAGCTCGTGGTAGCCGCGAGTTTGCGGCGCCAGGGCCACGGTCAGTTCTTGGCTGAGTCGCTGCAGTTCTTCGTGCACGGTACCCACGCGTTTGGCCGGGCAGCACATGATGTTACGGTTCACGTCGCCACAGGCGGCTAGCGTGGAGAGGTTGATTTTGTTGATGCGGTGGATCGTTTCCCGCAGATCGCTTTTCAGGATCCCGTGCAGCTGCAGGGTTTGCCGCGTGGTGATTTTCAGCGTCGCGTTGCCGAGTTCGTCACACAGATCCAGCTGGGCGACCAATTGCTCGGCCGTCATCCGACCGCCCGGGATACGGCAGCGCACCATGCAGGAGAAGGCTTTGTCCAAGCCCGCTTTTTTGCGTTCGATGCGGATATCACGATCGTCTTGCTGGTAGGTTCCGTGGAACTTCAGCAGCGCGATCGACTCTTTGCCAAACGACGCGGAGTCCTGTTGAAGTTCTTCACCGATATTGCCACGCAGAAACCGACTTTCATCTTTGATTTTTTCCGCGGCGGACAATTCACGAGCATCGGTAGACATAAACTGGGTAAACCTTCAGTGGCGGTAACAAATACTTTGCTTGGCAATATATCGGGATTGGGGAAAGCCTACCATGCCGGTTTCCCGTTACTCCCCGGCTCGGTAGGGTACGCGTTTGGTTGTCCTACCATCCTGGGGAGAGCTTCATGCCCGCACGAGTCCTGAACGGCAAGCAAACAGCGCTTGCGATCCGCGGCGAGGTCGCCGAAGAAGTTTCAAAATTTGTTGCCGAGGGGGGCCCGCGGCCTTGCCTGGCGGCCGTATTGGTGGGCGACGACCCCGCCAGTCAGGTGTATGTCCGCAATAAGCAGCGAGCCTGCGAGAAGGCGGGGATCGAAGGCCGCCTGCAACGCTTGCCGGCGGATGTCAGTCAAGCGGAGCTGATGGACGTGGTCCAGGGCCTCAACGCCGACGACGCGGTGCACGGCATCCTGGTCCAGCTGCCCCTGCCCAGGGGGTTGGACGAGCGACAAGTGCTCGACGCCGTGGACGCTCGCAAGGACGTCGATGCCTTCAATCCCGGCAACGTGGGGCTGCTGATGCAAGGCCGGCCGCGGTTCCTGCCTTGCACCCCATCGGGAATCGTGCAACTGCTGCATCGCTACGAGATCCCGGTGGCCGGCAAACACGTGGTCGTGGTCGGACGCAGCGATATCGTGGGCAAACCGATGGCCATGTTGCTGGCCGCTCGAGATGGCAGCTGCGGCCCGGACACCGCCAACGCCACGGTCACCATCGCCCATAGCCGCACGGACGATTTGGACGCGGTGGTCCGCAGCGGGGACATTGTGATCGCCGCCGTCGGCCGCCCGGAAATGATCCGCGGTTCGATGCTCAAGCCGGGTGCCGTGGTGATCGATGTGGGCATCAACCGCGTGGACGACAAACTGGTTGGCGACGTGTGTTACGAGGAAGCCATGGAAGTCGCTTCGGCCGTCACGCCCGTACCTGGCGGCGTCGGACCGCTGACGATCGCGATGCTGTTGAGCAACACGCTGCAGGCCGCTCGCGCGATCCACGCCAGCGGTCAGGGTTGATATATTAATCGCCCATGTCAGCTCCCATTGAACACACTTCCGCGTCGCGAATCCAGACGATCAGCCTGATGGTCCTGGCCGTGGTCGCGGCCATGTACTCGATCTACTGGTTGCGCCCGGTGCTGGTGCCGTTGGTGGTCGCCCTGTTTGTGGTCAGTGGAGTCAGCCCGATTCTGAAGACCCTGGAAAAGCGATTGCGCGTCAATCGCTTGACCGCCGGAGCGCTGACGTTTTTAGCTGGCTTGGCGTTTTTGGTGGCCTTTGGGTTTTCAATATGGCTGTCAATGGTCGACCTGAACCGCAACGCGACAGTTTACCGCGAGCGAGTTCAAGAGATCGTGCAATGGGGGGAAACTAACATTCGCGAATTCGGCGATCTGCTGGAACAACAAACTGAATGGTTGCTGCCCGCTGAACTCGAAGACAGCGACACTCTGGCAGAGACCGCGGCCGAGCCGGCTCCCTCGTCCTTCCCGCCTCCGGCGCCTCGCGTTGTCCCTGCGACCGGTCCGCACGGACGAGGCGAAGCGGGCGAATTTGTCGACCGGTTCTTGCGTGACGGCATCTCCGTGCTTTCGCAGACCCTGATCACTTTGGTTTCCACCAGCGTGCTGGTGCTGATCTACGTCTACTTCCTGTTGATCGGCACACCGGCGGTGCAAGCCACTTCGCCGACGATCCGCGAAATCGACCATCAGATTCGCGCCTACCTGGGACTGAAGACGGTGATCTCGATCTTCACGGGCTTGGCGTTTGGAATGGCACTGCGATTGTTCGGCGTCCCCATGGCGCTCACCTTTGGGGTGCTGGCGTTCCTGCTGAACTTCGTCCCCAACATCGGGCCCATGGTGGCTTCGCTGTTGCCGATTCCTTTGATCGTCTTGCATCCCGACGCCAGCTGGGCGTGGATGGTGTCAGCAATTTCGGTGACCTGCGGCATCCAAGCGATCAGCGGAA from Roseimaritima ulvae includes these protein-coding regions:
- a CDS encoding NADPH-dependent assimilatory sulfite reductase hemoprotein subunit yields the protein MSTDARELSAAEKIKDESRFLRGNIGEELQQDSASFGKESIALLKFHGTYQQDDRDIRIERKKAGLDKAFSCMVRCRIPGGRMTAEQLVAQLDLCDELGNATLKITTRQTLQLHGILKSDLRETIHRINKINLSTLAACGDVNRNIMCCPAKRVGTVHEELQRLSQELTVALAPQTRGYHELWVTDLETGEKTLEGGGPPTKEEEPLYGPRYLPRKFKIGIALPEDNCIDIYTQDLGFLAVVREGKVIGYNVSVGGGMGMTPSAAKTFPALAQRMAFARPEQVVDVAKAVIGVQRDFGNREDRKVARMKYLIADWGIEKFRSKVEEYFGEALADCTEDDVHGFDDHMGWQEQGDGLWSYGLNVENGRLYDNDQVQLKAAFRAIAAELNPAIRLTSHQSIIFCDIQPEQKDRLLEIIRAHGVRLSEDTSNVRRWSMACVGLPTCGLSVTESERIMPKFMDQLEGPLAKLGMSHEKFTVRMTGCPNGCARPYNADLALVGQTKGKYRVFAGGALLGTRLNYQYKEKVAEADVPSELIAVFAAFKANRQDNETMGDFCARVGRDELERMAEEAPKP
- the folD gene encoding bifunctional methylenetetrahydrofolate dehydrogenase/methenyltetrahydrofolate cyclohydrolase FolD, producing MPARVLNGKQTALAIRGEVAEEVSKFVAEGGPRPCLAAVLVGDDPASQVYVRNKQRACEKAGIEGRLQRLPADVSQAELMDVVQGLNADDAVHGILVQLPLPRGLDERQVLDAVDARKDVDAFNPGNVGLLMQGRPRFLPCTPSGIVQLLHRYEIPVAGKHVVVVGRSDIVGKPMAMLLAARDGSCGPDTANATVTIAHSRTDDLDAVVRSGDIVIAAVGRPEMIRGSMLKPGAVVIDVGINRVDDKLVGDVCYEEAMEVASAVTPVPGGVGPLTIAMLLSNTLQAARAIHASGQG
- a CDS encoding AI-2E family transporter; its protein translation is MSAPIEHTSASRIQTISLMVLAVVAAMYSIYWLRPVLVPLVVALFVVSGVSPILKTLEKRLRVNRLTAGALTFLAGLAFLVAFGFSIWLSMVDLNRNATVYRERVQEIVQWGETNIREFGDLLEQQTEWLLPAELEDSDTLAETAAEPAPSSFPPPAPRVVPATGPHGRGEAGEFVDRFLRDGISVLSQTLITLVSTSVLVLIYVYFLLIGTPAVQATSPTIREIDHQIRAYLGLKTVISIFTGLAFGMALRLFGVPMALTFGVLAFLLNFVPNIGPMVASLLPIPLIVLHPDASWAWMVSAISVTCGIQAISGNIVEPKIMGDSSDLHPVTILVALMFWGMMWGVIGMFLATPITAALKILLQRIDATRPLADLMAGRLSSSAPADELRASE